A section of the Ictalurus punctatus breed USDA103 chromosome 8, Coco_2.0, whole genome shotgun sequence genome encodes:
- the casp3b gene encoding caspase-3b isoform X1 has product MSVVEKNGRADGEDHVDAKKIDSTEVTARSETVRAKGYTEADSDAYRMDYPNLGKCVIINNKNFTKSTGMTERNGTDVDAAKILQVFQKLGFKTMIQNDQSVSQMKQLLKSVSQEDHSKSAMFVCVILSHGDEGVIYGTDDSIELKELSGFFRGDRCLSLVGKPKLFIIQACRGTDLDPGIETDSVSDSEGTHRIPVEADFLYAYSTAPGYYAWRNTANGSWFISSLCELLTKYGRELEIMQLMTRVNRKVALEFQSCSTIPGFSDKKQIPCIVSMLTKDLYFPK; this is encoded by the exons ATGTCGGTTGTGGAGAAGAATGGTAGAGCAGACGGAGAAGACCATGTGGATGCCAAGAAGATCGACTCCACAga GGTGACTGCTCGCAGTGAAACTGTTCGTGCCAAAGGCTACACAGAAGCTGATTCAGATGCATACCGTATGGATTACCCCAACCTTGGGAAATGtgtcatcatcaacaacaagaaTTTTACCAAAAGTACAG gCATGACAGAGCGCAATGGAACAGATGTTGATGCTGCAAAAATACTGCAAGTCTTCCAAAAGCTGGGCTTCAAAACTATGATCCAAAATGACCAGAGTGTTTCACAGATGAAGCAGCTTTTAAAATCAG TGTCCCAAGAGGACCACAGCAAGTCggccatgtttgtgtgtgtgatcctaAGCCATGGGGATGAAGGAGTTATCTATGGCACTGATGACTCCATAGAGCTGAAAGagctgtctggattcttccgaGGAGATCGGTGTCTCTCACTAGTTGGCAAACCTAAACTCTTTATCATTCAG GCTTGTCGTGGAACAGATTTGGATCCTGGCATTGAGACCGATAGTGTTAGTGATTCAGAGGGCACACACAGGATTCCTGTTGAAGCAGACTTCTTGTACGCGTACTCTACTGCTCCAG GTTATTATGCTTGGAGAAACACAGCCAATGGATCTTGGTTCATATCCAGTCTGTGTGAATTGCTGACTAAGTATGGCAGAGAGCTGGAGATTATGCAGCTTATGACACGCGTCAACCGCAAGGTGGCGTTAGAGTTCCAGTCTTGCTCCACCATTCCTGGTTTCAGTGACAAGAAACAAATACCATGCATTGTGTCTATGTTGACCAAAGACTTGTACTTTCCAAAGTGA
- the irf2b gene encoding interferon regulatory factor 2 isoform X3, with product MLLTDDTATMPVERMRMRPWLEEQINSGKIPGLKWVHREKKIFQIPWMHAARHGWDVEKDAPLFRNWAIHTGKYQPGVDKPDPKTWKANFRCAMNSLPDIEEVKDKSIKKGTNAFRVYKMLSASERQSKRGKKRPDKDVKVKDEQQCPVSSAWESTNGSTRSAGALAVKQEADHTVTETEAGSHSPSEDHLIIPDVCQTIEVVTENEEQAVSSSHTYPLQISPMSSYGESDTDSVQSEEDSKERMRALVWASNHAEAKPALDSSAMRTSLPSMSTFITQSKPNFRITTVQDASSTPFHGPYTSGGPWSLLATPHPPSQPPAVSSKPPVHEKRASVIMKTSDVSKSVKSY from the exons ATGCTGCTAACAGATGACACT gCCACTATGCCCGTGGAGAGAATGCGTATGCGACCGTGGCTGGAGGAACAGATAAACTCGGGTAAAATACCAGGACTAAAATGGGTTCATAGG gaaaagaaaatatttcagattCCATGGATGCATGCAGCACGGCATGGCTGGGACGTAGAGAAAGATGCACCTCTGTTTCGAAACTGGGCCATACACACCG GCAAATACCAACCAGGAGTGGACAAGCCTGACCCCAAAACATGGAAGGCAAACTTCCGCTGTGCTATGAACTCCCTTCCTGACATCGAGGAGGTGAAAGATAAAAGCATCAAAAAAGGAACAAACGCCTTTAGGGTTTACAAGATGCTGTCAGCATCAGAAAGACAGTCAAAGAGAG GAAAGAAGAGACCAGATAAAGACGTAAAGGTAAAG GATGAGCAGCAATGCCCTGTTTCCTCTGCCTGGGAGAGTACCAATGGCTCCACAAGGAGTGCAGGAGCGCTAGCAGTCAAACAGGAAGCAGATCACACTGTCACAGAAACAG AAGCTGGGAGCCACAGCCCCTCCGAAGACCATCTGATCATCCCGGATGTGTGTCAGACTATCGAGGTGGTGACGGAAAACGAGGAGCAGGCTGTGAGCTCCAGCCACACCTATCCCCTTCAGATCTCTCCAATGTCCTCATATGGAG AGAGCGATACTGACAGCGTGCAGAGTGAAGAGGACTCCAAAGAG CGCATGCGAGCACTTGTATGGGCCTCTAATCATGCGGAGGCAAAGCCAGCCCTGGACAGCTCAGCGATGCGAACGTCTTTACCCAGCATGTCCACTTTCATCACTCAGTCTAAGCCCAACTTCAGGATTACAACTGTCCAGGACGCTTCATCCACTCCTTTTCATGGCCCCTATACCAGCGGAGGACCATGGAGCCTCTTGGCCACGCCTCACCCTCCATCACAACCCCCAGCAGTTTCCAGCAAACCCCCTGTCCATGAAAAACGGGCCAGCGTCATCATGAAAACCTCAGACGTATCGAAATCTGTCAAGAGTTATTGA
- the irf2b gene encoding interferon regulatory factor 2 isoform X2, translating into MKKIFYLFVFKSTRIHLIHQMAGKMSKKFEKKSKRLFLATMPVERMRMRPWLEEQINSGKIPGLKWVHREKKIFQIPWMHAARHGWDVEKDAPLFRNWAIHTGKYQPGVDKPDPKTWKANFRCAMNSLPDIEEVKDKSIKKGTNAFRVYKMLSASERQSKRGKKRPDKDVKDEQQCPVSSAWESTNGSTRSAGALAVKQEADHTVTETEAGSHSPSEDHLIIPDVCQTIEVVTENEEQAVSSSHTYPLQISPMSSYGESDTDSVQSEEDSKERMRALVWASNHAEAKPALDSSAMRTSLPSMSTFITQSKPNFRITTVQDASSTPFHGPYTSGGPWSLLATPHPPSQPPAVSSKPPVHEKRASVIMKTSDVSKSVKSY; encoded by the exons atgaaaaaaatcttttatttgtttgttttcaaatcAACCAGAATACATTTAATCCATCAAATGGCAGGCAAAATGAGCAAGAAGTTTGAGAAGAAGAGCAAAAGGCTTTTTCTG gCCACTATGCCCGTGGAGAGAATGCGTATGCGACCGTGGCTGGAGGAACAGATAAACTCGGGTAAAATACCAGGACTAAAATGGGTTCATAGG gaaaagaaaatatttcagattCCATGGATGCATGCAGCACGGCATGGCTGGGACGTAGAGAAAGATGCACCTCTGTTTCGAAACTGGGCCATACACACCG GCAAATACCAACCAGGAGTGGACAAGCCTGACCCCAAAACATGGAAGGCAAACTTCCGCTGTGCTATGAACTCCCTTCCTGACATCGAGGAGGTGAAAGATAAAAGCATCAAAAAAGGAACAAACGCCTTTAGGGTTTACAAGATGCTGTCAGCATCAGAAAGACAGTCAAAGAGAG GAAAGAAGAGACCAGATAAAGACGTAAAG GATGAGCAGCAATGCCCTGTTTCCTCTGCCTGGGAGAGTACCAATGGCTCCACAAGGAGTGCAGGAGCGCTAGCAGTCAAACAGGAAGCAGATCACACTGTCACAGAAACAG AAGCTGGGAGCCACAGCCCCTCCGAAGACCATCTGATCATCCCGGATGTGTGTCAGACTATCGAGGTGGTGACGGAAAACGAGGAGCAGGCTGTGAGCTCCAGCCACACCTATCCCCTTCAGATCTCTCCAATGTCCTCATATGGAG AGAGCGATACTGACAGCGTGCAGAGTGAAGAGGACTCCAAAGAG CGCATGCGAGCACTTGTATGGGCCTCTAATCATGCGGAGGCAAAGCCAGCCCTGGACAGCTCAGCGATGCGAACGTCTTTACCCAGCATGTCCACTTTCATCACTCAGTCTAAGCCCAACTTCAGGATTACAACTGTCCAGGACGCTTCATCCACTCCTTTTCATGGCCCCTATACCAGCGGAGGACCATGGAGCCTCTTGGCCACGCCTCACCCTCCATCACAACCCCCAGCAGTTTCCAGCAAACCCCCTGTCCATGAAAAACGGGCCAGCGTCATCATGAAAACCTCAGACGTATCGAAATCTGTCAAGAGTTATTGA
- the irf2b gene encoding interferon regulatory factor 2 isoform X1, which produces MKKIFYLFVFKSTRIHLIHQMAGKMSKKFEKKSKRLFLATMPVERMRMRPWLEEQINSGKIPGLKWVHREKKIFQIPWMHAARHGWDVEKDAPLFRNWAIHTGKYQPGVDKPDPKTWKANFRCAMNSLPDIEEVKDKSIKKGTNAFRVYKMLSASERQSKRGKKRPDKDVKVKDEQQCPVSSAWESTNGSTRSAGALAVKQEADHTVTETEAGSHSPSEDHLIIPDVCQTIEVVTENEEQAVSSSHTYPLQISPMSSYGESDTDSVQSEEDSKERMRALVWASNHAEAKPALDSSAMRTSLPSMSTFITQSKPNFRITTVQDASSTPFHGPYTSGGPWSLLATPHPPSQPPAVSSKPPVHEKRASVIMKTSDVSKSVKSY; this is translated from the exons atgaaaaaaatcttttatttgtttgttttcaaatcAACCAGAATACATTTAATCCATCAAATGGCAGGCAAAATGAGCAAGAAGTTTGAGAAGAAGAGCAAAAGGCTTTTTCTG gCCACTATGCCCGTGGAGAGAATGCGTATGCGACCGTGGCTGGAGGAACAGATAAACTCGGGTAAAATACCAGGACTAAAATGGGTTCATAGG gaaaagaaaatatttcagattCCATGGATGCATGCAGCACGGCATGGCTGGGACGTAGAGAAAGATGCACCTCTGTTTCGAAACTGGGCCATACACACCG GCAAATACCAACCAGGAGTGGACAAGCCTGACCCCAAAACATGGAAGGCAAACTTCCGCTGTGCTATGAACTCCCTTCCTGACATCGAGGAGGTGAAAGATAAAAGCATCAAAAAAGGAACAAACGCCTTTAGGGTTTACAAGATGCTGTCAGCATCAGAAAGACAGTCAAAGAGAG GAAAGAAGAGACCAGATAAAGACGTAAAGGTAAAG GATGAGCAGCAATGCCCTGTTTCCTCTGCCTGGGAGAGTACCAATGGCTCCACAAGGAGTGCAGGAGCGCTAGCAGTCAAACAGGAAGCAGATCACACTGTCACAGAAACAG AAGCTGGGAGCCACAGCCCCTCCGAAGACCATCTGATCATCCCGGATGTGTGTCAGACTATCGAGGTGGTGACGGAAAACGAGGAGCAGGCTGTGAGCTCCAGCCACACCTATCCCCTTCAGATCTCTCCAATGTCCTCATATGGAG AGAGCGATACTGACAGCGTGCAGAGTGAAGAGGACTCCAAAGAG CGCATGCGAGCACTTGTATGGGCCTCTAATCATGCGGAGGCAAAGCCAGCCCTGGACAGCTCAGCGATGCGAACGTCTTTACCCAGCATGTCCACTTTCATCACTCAGTCTAAGCCCAACTTCAGGATTACAACTGTCCAGGACGCTTCATCCACTCCTTTTCATGGCCCCTATACCAGCGGAGGACCATGGAGCCTCTTGGCCACGCCTCACCCTCCATCACAACCCCCAGCAGTTTCCAGCAAACCCCCTGTCCATGAAAAACGGGCCAGCGTCATCATGAAAACCTCAGACGTATCGAAATCTGTCAAGAGTTATTGA
- the irf2b gene encoding interferon regulatory factor 2 isoform X4 has translation MPVERMRMRPWLEEQINSGKIPGLKWVHREKKIFQIPWMHAARHGWDVEKDAPLFRNWAIHTGKYQPGVDKPDPKTWKANFRCAMNSLPDIEEVKDKSIKKGTNAFRVYKMLSASERQSKRGKKRPDKDVKVKDEQQCPVSSAWESTNGSTRSAGALAVKQEADHTVTETEAGSHSPSEDHLIIPDVCQTIEVVTENEEQAVSSSHTYPLQISPMSSYGESDTDSVQSEEDSKERMRALVWASNHAEAKPALDSSAMRTSLPSMSTFITQSKPNFRITTVQDASSTPFHGPYTSGGPWSLLATPHPPSQPPAVSSKPPVHEKRASVIMKTSDVSKSVKSY, from the exons ATGCCCGTGGAGAGAATGCGTATGCGACCGTGGCTGGAGGAACAGATAAACTCGGGTAAAATACCAGGACTAAAATGGGTTCATAGG gaaaagaaaatatttcagattCCATGGATGCATGCAGCACGGCATGGCTGGGACGTAGAGAAAGATGCACCTCTGTTTCGAAACTGGGCCATACACACCG GCAAATACCAACCAGGAGTGGACAAGCCTGACCCCAAAACATGGAAGGCAAACTTCCGCTGTGCTATGAACTCCCTTCCTGACATCGAGGAGGTGAAAGATAAAAGCATCAAAAAAGGAACAAACGCCTTTAGGGTTTACAAGATGCTGTCAGCATCAGAAAGACAGTCAAAGAGAG GAAAGAAGAGACCAGATAAAGACGTAAAGGTAAAG GATGAGCAGCAATGCCCTGTTTCCTCTGCCTGGGAGAGTACCAATGGCTCCACAAGGAGTGCAGGAGCGCTAGCAGTCAAACAGGAAGCAGATCACACTGTCACAGAAACAG AAGCTGGGAGCCACAGCCCCTCCGAAGACCATCTGATCATCCCGGATGTGTGTCAGACTATCGAGGTGGTGACGGAAAACGAGGAGCAGGCTGTGAGCTCCAGCCACACCTATCCCCTTCAGATCTCTCCAATGTCCTCATATGGAG AGAGCGATACTGACAGCGTGCAGAGTGAAGAGGACTCCAAAGAG CGCATGCGAGCACTTGTATGGGCCTCTAATCATGCGGAGGCAAAGCCAGCCCTGGACAGCTCAGCGATGCGAACGTCTTTACCCAGCATGTCCACTTTCATCACTCAGTCTAAGCCCAACTTCAGGATTACAACTGTCCAGGACGCTTCATCCACTCCTTTTCATGGCCCCTATACCAGCGGAGGACCATGGAGCCTCTTGGCCACGCCTCACCCTCCATCACAACCCCCAGCAGTTTCCAGCAAACCCCCTGTCCATGAAAAACGGGCCAGCGTCATCATGAAAACCTCAGACGTATCGAAATCTGTCAAGAGTTATTGA